A genomic stretch from Candidatus Brocadiaceae bacterium includes:
- a CDS encoding sigma-54 dependent transcriptional regulator: METFLINKTYHFGNLSSKTGNTVSERSKVLAYNNFIGKSPSMRYIFDTIDRVSKNTSTVLITGESGTGKELIANAIHIQSPRRTRPFIVVSCPNLSETLFESELFGHEKGAFTNATDRKIGLAELAQGGTIFFDEISEMSPSNQAKLLRVLQENEFLRVGGTKTISIDVRLIASTNVDLKLATEKGIFREDLFYRLSVVPMYTPPLRERKEDIALVVEHYFQRYKNSFRSKAKEIHPRAMKLLENYCWPGNVRELKNVIERMLTLHGDNETIVEEHLPTEIRRGIKRNACAYTSNPSKLFESLEMESLDEIVSRIERELIRQALKKSNGIQVKAAEILKTTRRILKYKMDKLGMTSDENLCT, translated from the coding sequence ATGGAAACTTTCTTAATTAATAAAACATACCATTTTGGGAACCTTTCCTCAAAGACGGGCAATACTGTGTCTGAAAGAAGCAAAGTCCTTGCGTACAACAATTTTATCGGAAAAAGTCCTTCCATGCGTTACATCTTCGATACGATTGATCGCGTATCAAAAAACACATCTACAGTATTGATTACCGGTGAAAGCGGCACGGGAAAAGAATTAATTGCGAATGCAATACACATACAAAGCCCAAGAAGAACAAGGCCCTTTATCGTAGTCAGCTGCCCTAATCTTTCGGAAACACTCTTTGAAAGTGAACTGTTCGGACACGAAAAAGGCGCATTCACGAATGCAACAGACAGAAAAATAGGACTTGCCGAGCTAGCCCAGGGAGGCACTATTTTTTTTGATGAAATCAGTGAAATGAGTCCCTCTAATCAAGCCAAACTTTTACGGGTTTTACAAGAAAATGAATTTTTACGAGTCGGCGGAACGAAAACAATAAGCATTGATGTGCGTTTGATCGCTTCGACAAATGTCGATTTGAAATTAGCAACAGAAAAGGGTATATTTCGTGAAGATTTATTTTATCGGCTAAGCGTTGTTCCCATGTATACTCCTCCTTTGAGAGAAAGAAAGGAAGATATAGCATTAGTTGTTGAACATTATTTTCAAAGGTATAAAAACAGTTTTCGCTCCAAAGCCAAGGAAATACATCCACGGGCAATGAAATTATTGGAAAACTACTGTTGGCCAGGTAATGTCAGAGAGTTAAAAAATGTTATCGAAAGGATGCTCACACTGCATGGCGACAATGAAACGATTGTAGAGGAGCATCTTCCGACAGAAATCAGACGGGGAATAAAAAGGAATGCGTGCGCCTATACATCTAATCCAAGCAAATTGTTTGAATCGCTGGAGATGGAATCACTTGACGAAATTGTTTCTCGCATAGAAAGAGAACTCATACGACAAGCCCTCAAAAAATCAAATGGCATACAGGTCAAGGCCGCAGAAATCTTAAAAACAACAAGAAGAATACTGAAGTACAAGATGGATAAATTGGGAATGACGTCCGATGAAAATCTGTGCACATAA
- the alr gene encoding alanine racemase yields the protein MYRPTWVEINLDALRHNVLTIRKLIGPHIKIMGIVKADAYGHGDYEVSRVLLDAGVEMLGIAILEEGLRLRTKGITAPLILLGGLFEEEIKDAIHYGITPTVYDMKSAELIAKRALDFQKKVKIHIYVDTGMGSIGVQHNKSVAFVAKVMDMKSLLTEGIYTHFSSSDEKDRSYTSLQMKRFFAVLAELGAKKLTIPLKHVANSGAILGYPESSFTMVRPGLSLYGLYPSEEVERSIKLKPVMSFKSRVMHVKNMEPGDLVGYGRSYRIHKPTRVATLPLGYDDGYNRLLSNQGEVLVRGRRASIIGKICMDQCFVDVTHIQDILIGDEVVLYGTQEQETISIETVAKQLCTIPYEITCNIGKRVPRIYIDQNE from the coding sequence TTGTATAGGCCAACATGGGTCGAAATCAACCTTGATGCGCTAAGGCATAACGTACTGACAATCAGGAAATTGATTGGACCACACATAAAAATCATGGGAATTGTCAAGGCAGATGCCTATGGCCATGGAGACTATGAAGTAAGTAGGGTTTTATTGGACGCGGGTGTCGAAATGCTTGGTATCGCCATCCTTGAAGAAGGTCTCCGGCTAAGGACGAAAGGAATCACGGCGCCATTAATACTTTTGGGCGGGCTCTTTGAAGAGGAAATTAAAGACGCAATACACTATGGCATAACACCAACGGTATATGATATGAAGAGCGCCGAGTTGATAGCGAAAAGAGCACTCGATTTTCAAAAAAAAGTAAAAATCCATATCTATGTGGATACCGGAATGGGAAGTATCGGGGTGCAGCATAACAAGTCTGTCGCGTTTGTAGCAAAAGTAATGGACATGAAGAGCCTTTTAACTGAGGGGATTTATACCCATTTCTCCAGTTCGGATGAAAAAGATCGCTCTTACACAAGTCTGCAAATGAAAAGATTCTTTGCGGTTCTAGCAGAGCTCGGCGCAAAAAAATTAACCATCCCTTTAAAACACGTTGCCAATAGCGGGGCAATTCTTGGTTATCCGGAGTCCTCTTTTACCATGGTACGGCCTGGCTTGTCATTATATGGGCTTTATCCTTCGGAGGAAGTAGAAAGGAGCATCAAGCTTAAACCCGTCATGAGTTTTAAATCTCGGGTTATGCACGTTAAAAATATGGAACCAGGAGACCTGGTGGGTTATGGTCGTTCGTATAGAATTCATAAGCCAACCCGTGTTGCAACTCTGCCGCTTGGATATGATGACGGATATAATCGGTTACTTTCTAATCAGGGAGAGGTTCTTGTGCGTGGGAGAAGGGCATCGATTATTGGAAAGATTTGTATGGATCAATGTTTTGTGGATGTCACCCATATACAAGATATATTAATTGGAGATGAGGTCGTATTGTATGGGACCCAGGAGCAGGAAACAATATCGATAGAAACCGTTGCCAAACAATTATGCACGATCCCTTATGAAATAACCTGCAATATAGGCAAACGTGTTCCCAGAATTTATATAGACCAGAATGAATAA
- the bioF gene encoding 8-amino-7-oxononanoate synthase, whose protein sequence is MDFVFNELKIIKDHALLREYKTIEGVQEPHIQIRGKSYLAFCSNNYLGLANHPEIKQAAVLAIHQYGWGAGASRLVSGNMAVHEELEEKIAEFKGAEAALLFSTGYMANLGTICAVVSKGDIVLGDKLNHASIIDGSRLSGAMFRVYPHNNLDQLEALLQRTSQYRRKLVVTDSLFSMDGDKAPLPEIAKLAQRYGAILMVDDAHATGIFGKQGRGLIEYFGLEGKVDILMGSLSKAIGSIGGYIAGKKSFIDYLKNKARPFMYTTALPPAVCAASLAGFKLIQKDSSFKEKLWENITYLEMRLSEKMKTISIESPVVPLLVGSAENALRLSESLYQNGILIPAIRPPTVPVNTSRLRLSLMATHSKENIDRLVDTLETIGFFSKKNT, encoded by the coding sequence ATGGATTTTGTATTCAATGAATTAAAAATCATTAAGGATCACGCCTTATTGCGTGAATACAAAACCATTGAAGGTGTGCAGGAACCTCATATACAAATACGGGGAAAGTCGTATCTCGCATTCTGTTCGAATAATTACCTCGGTCTGGCGAATCATCCCGAAATAAAACAAGCTGCCGTGTTGGCCATTCATCAGTACGGATGGGGAGCCGGTGCGTCAAGACTCGTTTCTGGAAACATGGCTGTTCATGAGGAACTTGAAGAAAAAATAGCAGAGTTTAAGGGAGCCGAAGCTGCTCTTTTATTTTCTACGGGTTATATGGCTAATCTGGGGACTATTTGCGCGGTTGTTTCAAAAGGGGATATTGTTCTTGGTGACAAACTCAACCATGCAAGTATCATTGATGGCAGCCGCTTATCAGGAGCGATGTTTCGCGTGTATCCCCACAATAATCTTGATCAACTGGAGGCCTTATTGCAGAGAACATCCCAATATCGCAGAAAATTAGTTGTTACTGACAGTCTCTTCAGCATGGACGGTGACAAGGCACCTCTGCCTGAAATAGCAAAACTTGCCCAAAGATATGGAGCCATACTTATGGTTGACGATGCCCATGCAACGGGTATTTTTGGTAAACAAGGGAGAGGTTTAATAGAGTATTTTGGTCTTGAGGGGAAAGTCGATATTCTTATGGGATCTCTGAGCAAGGCAATTGGCAGTATTGGCGGGTATATTGCAGGCAAAAAATCGTTTATCGATTACTTGAAAAATAAGGCACGGCCTTTTATGTATACAACTGCATTGCCCCCTGCCGTATGCGCTGCGTCTTTAGCTGGATTCAAACTTATCCAAAAAGATTCCTCCTTCAAGGAAAAATTGTGGGAGAATATTACCTATTTAGAGATGAGATTATCAGAAAAAATGAAAACTATTTCGATTGAAAGTCCTGTTGTTCCTCTTCTTGTCGGGTCTGCTGAAAATGCTTTACGTTTGTCTGAGAGTCTCTATCAAAATGGTATCTTAATTCCTGCGATTCGGCCACCCACCGTTCCTGTAAACACAAGTCGATTACGGCTTTCTCTCATGGCCACACACTCGAAGGAAAATATTGACAGGTTAGTGGATACTTTGGAAACCATCGGTTTTTTTAGTAAAAAAAATACCTAA
- the bioB gene encoding biotin synthase BioB, with amino-acid sequence MNDKIQTIANRSLRNEDIGGEEALFLMQIDNDEIYDIFYWANKIRLKYFGHSVKVCSIVSAKQGRCTEDCGFCSQSIRYHTGIEEFPLIETDKVLEAAKSAEQAGASSLGIVTSGYTINESEDLVKIGKAVQSITDHSCIHPHGSFGVLTKEMAQSLVKAGMKRINHNLETSERFFPNICSTHSFSDRVNTLHIAKEAGLEVCSGALFGLGENAEDRVNLAFALKNLDVDVVPLNFLNPIPGTPAENGIPLPPMEILKIISVFRFILPDKEIKVAGGREKNLRDLQSWMFYAGASSTMIGNYLTTKGRQIDDELQMIQDLHLKLEHDTQNDRK; translated from the coding sequence ATGAATGATAAAATACAAACCATTGCAAATCGATCGTTACGAAATGAGGATATCGGAGGGGAAGAAGCCCTTTTCCTTATGCAAATTGACAATGATGAAATTTATGATATCTTCTATTGGGCCAATAAGATACGGTTAAAATATTTTGGGCATTCAGTAAAAGTATGTTCAATTGTAAGCGCAAAACAGGGGCGTTGTACGGAAGATTGCGGTTTCTGTTCTCAGTCCATTCGCTACCATACCGGTATAGAAGAGTTTCCTCTTATAGAGACGGATAAGGTCCTGGAAGCAGCGAAGTCTGCAGAGCAGGCGGGTGCGAGTTCTCTTGGAATTGTTACCAGCGGATATACCATAAACGAATCTGAAGATCTTGTAAAAATAGGAAAGGCCGTACAGTCAATTACCGATCATTCATGCATACACCCCCATGGTTCTTTTGGAGTATTAACGAAGGAAATGGCCCAGTCCCTGGTAAAAGCAGGAATGAAAAGAATTAATCATAATTTGGAAACCTCAGAAAGATTTTTTCCCAATATTTGCTCGACACACAGCTTTTCTGATCGAGTCAACACTCTTCACATTGCCAAAGAGGCAGGGCTGGAAGTTTGCAGTGGTGCGCTTTTTGGTCTTGGAGAAAACGCAGAAGATCGCGTCAATCTTGCCTTTGCGCTAAAAAATTTAGACGTGGATGTTGTGCCTCTGAATTTTTTAAACCCTATTCCCGGTACACCGGCAGAGAATGGTATTCCTTTGCCACCAATGGAAATCTTGAAAATTATTTCTGTATTTCGATTTATCCTGCCTGATAAGGAAATCAAGGTGGCGGGAGGACGGGAAAAGAATTTACGGGATCTACAGTCATGGATGTTTTATGCAGGTGCCAGTAGTACAATGATTGGAAATTATTTGACGACAAAGGGACGACAAATCGATGATGAATTACAAATGATACAGGACCTCCATTTGAAATTAGAACATGATACACAGAATGACCGGAAATGA
- a CDS encoding cation diffusion facilitator family transporter, with translation MFRRGIIGHIHSIDYYHTGNDHNHKHGFRAQERKRLILTSAITGSIFIIEVIGGLLTNSLALMSDAGHMLTHLFALLISLFAIVFASKPPTVKKTYGFYRLEILAALLNGIVLFLITVWIFYEAYQRFLHPETISSGKMFFVACIGLIANVVCAYILKGDGHGHSLNVRSAFLHLLGDTLSSFGVLVGAIIIYYTNWFIVDPIISVMLCILILIWSYKLVMESVDILLEATPKEINIEEVIARLKIISGIDDAHDIHIWTITSGMYAMSMHIDTKDMMISETTKLSKEINRLLREKFKIGHTVIQFGCECVTDTRHNELHGR, from the coding sequence GTGTTTCGGAGAGGAATTATCGGACATATCCATAGCATAGACTATTATCATACGGGAAATGATCACAACCATAAACATGGGTTTCGGGCACAGGAGCGCAAGCGACTCATTCTTACGAGTGCAATAACTGGCAGCATCTTTATCATTGAGGTTATTGGTGGTCTGCTGACAAACAGTCTTGCGTTAATGAGTGATGCCGGCCATATGCTCACGCACCTTTTTGCATTATTAATAAGTTTGTTTGCTATCGTATTTGCATCAAAGCCTCCTACGGTAAAAAAAACCTATGGTTTCTACCGACTGGAAATTTTGGCGGCATTGCTTAATGGTATTGTCCTTTTTTTAATTACCGTATGGATATTTTATGAAGCATACCAACGGTTTCTGCATCCTGAAACCATTTCCAGCGGGAAGATGTTCTTCGTTGCCTGTATAGGGTTAATTGCCAATGTCGTTTGTGCGTATATTCTAAAAGGTGACGGTCATGGGCATAGCTTGAATGTCCGGTCTGCCTTTCTGCATTTATTGGGAGATACTCTTTCCTCATTTGGAGTCCTCGTCGGTGCAATAATTATTTACTATACCAACTGGTTTATTGTTGATCCCATCATCAGTGTCATGCTGTGTATATTGATCCTGATCTGGTCTTATAAATTAGTAATGGAATCCGTAGACATCTTGTTGGAGGCAACCCCGAAAGAAATCAATATTGAAGAAGTCATTGCCCGTCTTAAAATTATTTCCGGAATTGACGATGCACACGATATTCACATCTGGACAATTACTTCCGGTATGTATGCCATGAGTATGCATATTGATACAAAAGATATGATGATCAGTGAAACCACTAAACTTTCTAAGGAAATTAATCGATTGCTTAGAGAAAAGTTTAAGATAGGGCATACCGTCATTCAGTTTGGTTGTGAGTGCGTAACCGATACCAGGCACAACGAGCTCCATGGCAGGTAA
- the topA gene encoding type I DNA topoisomerase, whose protein sequence is MAKMKKNMVIVESPAKAKTIEKFLGSSYFVRSSMGHVRDLPAKKLSVDTDNDFAPEYKIIPSRKKLVKELLGDAKKVDAIYLASDLDREGEAIAWHLFKALEVPEEKVRRVTFNEITKDAILEAFRHPSPINMAKVNAQQARRILDRLVGYQISPLLWKKISKGLSAGRVQSVAVRLIVEREKEINAFNPQEYWRITAELKVLSKSKGKTEENKPFKALLQKFKNEAIEIKNEQQAKTIAEELSGTAYVVANVKKQTKRNNAPPPFTTSLLQQQASTRLQFSAKKTMLVAQQLYEGIEIGREGPVGLITYMRTDSFHISGQAISACRMLIENTYGKDYLPAEPNRQASNKKGVQAAHEAVRPTNVGYTPESIQKFLTKDQLKLYDLIWKRFVASQMNPALYAVTEVDINSGQYMLKARGRELLFDGHTLVSGYEIDKEEQILPPLEKNHELELLELVPTQHFTQPPPRFSEASLVKTLEKMGIGRPSTYAAIISTIQDRGYVKQEKRAFYATELGTLVTEKLIEHFQKIMDVKFTSHMEDELDKIEDEKIDWLTVLKEFYEPFKVDLEKAVGEMKSVKGTPEESGKMCDLCGQPMLIRWGRHGKFLGCSGFPKCKSTLPLDEKGEPAEPETTDEKCEKCGSPMVMKTGRHGKFFACSAYPECKNTKSLSGETTKVEPTDETCEKCGNPMVIRSSRKGRFMGCSAYPKCRNIKALPTGIKCPREDCDGDIIQRYSRKGGVFFGCSKYPDCDYLSKELPSTEETHEY, encoded by the coding sequence ATGGCAAAAATGAAAAAAAACATGGTAATTGTAGAGTCTCCTGCCAAAGCAAAGACGATTGAAAAATTTCTTGGATCGTCTTACTTTGTCCGTTCTTCGATGGGACATGTACGAGATCTCCCGGCAAAAAAATTATCTGTGGATACAGATAATGATTTCGCTCCCGAATATAAAATAATCCCCAGTAGAAAAAAACTGGTCAAAGAGCTCCTTGGTGATGCTAAAAAGGTTGATGCTATTTATCTTGCGTCCGATCTTGACCGTGAGGGAGAAGCAATTGCCTGGCACTTATTTAAGGCGCTTGAAGTACCCGAGGAAAAGGTGCGCCGTGTTACCTTTAATGAAATTACAAAAGATGCCATCCTGGAGGCATTTCGCCACCCAAGCCCTATCAACATGGCCAAGGTAAATGCCCAGCAGGCGCGAAGAATACTTGACCGTCTGGTAGGTTATCAAATAAGCCCTTTGCTGTGGAAAAAGATCTCAAAGGGTTTGAGCGCCGGTCGAGTTCAATCTGTCGCTGTCCGGCTCATTGTAGAACGCGAAAAGGAAATCAATGCGTTTAATCCGCAAGAATATTGGCGTATCACTGCCGAGTTAAAAGTTCTTTCAAAAAGCAAAGGAAAGACTGAAGAAAATAAACCATTTAAGGCCCTTTTACAAAAATTCAAGAACGAAGCCATTGAGATAAAAAATGAACAACAGGCAAAAACCATTGCTGAAGAACTAAGCGGTACAGCATATGTTGTTGCCAACGTAAAAAAACAGACCAAACGTAACAATGCCCCTCCTCCCTTTACAACCAGTCTTTTGCAACAGCAGGCATCAACACGCTTGCAGTTCAGCGCAAAGAAAACAATGCTTGTTGCGCAACAACTTTATGAAGGTATTGAGATAGGCAGGGAAGGTCCTGTCGGCCTTATTACTTATATGAGAACCGATTCGTTTCATATTTCAGGCCAGGCGATATCAGCCTGCAGAATGTTAATAGAGAACACATACGGCAAGGATTACTTGCCGGCTGAGCCCAACAGACAGGCATCAAATAAAAAAGGTGTCCAGGCTGCCCATGAAGCGGTCAGGCCGACAAATGTAGGGTATACACCTGAATCCATTCAAAAATTTTTAACAAAAGACCAACTGAAATTGTATGATCTTATTTGGAAGAGGTTTGTTGCCAGTCAAATGAATCCTGCACTGTACGCCGTTACAGAAGTTGATATTAATTCTGGCCAATACATGCTCAAGGCAAGGGGAAGAGAACTGCTGTTCGATGGCCATACCCTTGTTTCGGGATATGAGATAGATAAGGAAGAGCAAATACTGCCGCCCCTGGAAAAGAACCATGAGCTTGAATTACTTGAGCTGGTCCCAACGCAACATTTCACACAGCCTCCTCCGCGTTTTTCCGAGGCCTCCCTCGTAAAAACATTAGAAAAAATGGGAATAGGGAGACCCAGCACCTATGCTGCAATCATTTCAACAATACAGGATAGAGGATATGTCAAGCAGGAAAAACGCGCCTTTTACGCAACAGAACTGGGAACCCTTGTTACTGAGAAACTCATTGAGCATTTTCAAAAGATAATGGATGTAAAATTCACATCCCATATGGAAGATGAACTGGATAAAATAGAAGACGAAAAAATTGACTGGCTTACGGTCTTGAAGGAATTCTACGAACCTTTCAAAGTTGATCTGGAAAAGGCTGTAGGTGAAATGAAAAGCGTTAAGGGAACTCCTGAAGAAAGCGGGAAAATGTGCGACCTTTGCGGACAGCCTATGCTGATACGCTGGGGAAGGCACGGGAAATTCCTGGGATGCTCAGGGTTTCCCAAATGTAAGAGCACTCTTCCTCTCGATGAAAAAGGTGAACCTGCAGAACCGGAAACAACAGATGAAAAATGCGAAAAGTGCGGCAGCCCTATGGTAATGAAAACCGGCCGCCACGGGAAATTTTTCGCCTGCTCCGCATATCCGGAGTGTAAAAATACAAAATCTCTTTCCGGTGAAACAACGAAAGTCGAACCAACAGACGAAACATGTGAAAAATGTGGCAACCCAATGGTTATTCGGTCGAGCAGAAAAGGACGCTTTATGGGGTGTTCTGCCTATCCAAAGTGTAGAAACATCAAGGCCCTCCCGACAGGGATAAAGTGTCCCAGAGAAGACTGCGATGGAGATATAATACAACGCTATTCCAGAAAAGGTGGGGTGTTTTTCGGATGCAGCAAGTATCCTGATTGTGATTATCTTTCAAAAGAATTACCAAGTACCGAAGAAACGCATGAATATTGA
- a CDS encoding sulfotransferase domain-containing protein, translating to MNIDRYYRFYTSSIRMLPDVVIAGAVKCGTTFLYELLCKHPFFKPAATKEIHYFDLNYGKGINWYRSFFPVKKRKQNIKTGEASPYYLFHPHVPKRMYSDIPSVKLIMLLRNPVERAYSQYHHITKRKGDLEETLSFEDAVAKEKERLQGETKKMLQNETYQSLIHRRFSYLTRGIYIDQIEAFAKFFDRSQMLIIKSEELFSDTVPVFDRVLTFLDMQPWTPKDMEPVMTGSYSEMKPDTRRQLVEYFQPYNQRLYEYLGENFGWQ from the coding sequence ATGAATATTGATAGGTATTATAGATTTTACACAAGTTCAATACGCATGCTACCCGATGTTGTTATCGCAGGAGCGGTAAAATGTGGAACGACCTTTCTCTACGAGCTCTTATGCAAACATCCTTTTTTCAAACCTGCCGCTACGAAAGAGATTCACTACTTCGACCTGAATTATGGCAAGGGTATTAATTGGTATCGATCATTTTTCCCGGTAAAAAAGAGAAAACAAAACATCAAAACGGGAGAGGCAAGCCCATACTATTTGTTTCACCCCCATGTCCCCAAAAGAATGTATTCAGATATTCCGTCCGTCAAGTTAATCATGCTTCTGAGAAATCCTGTAGAAAGGGCCTATTCACAGTATCATCACATCACAAAACGGAAAGGCGATTTGGAAGAAACGTTATCATTTGAAGATGCTGTGGCAAAGGAAAAAGAGAGATTACAGGGAGAAACAAAAAAAATGTTGCAAAATGAAACTTATCAAAGTCTCATTCATCGGCGTTTTTCTTATCTTACCCGGGGTATTTATATTGATCAAATAGAAGCCTTTGCCAAATTCTTTGACAGGTCGCAGATGCTGATTATAAAAAGCGAAGAGCTCTTCAGTGATACCGTGCCCGTTTTTGATCGGGTGCTTACATTTCTTGATATGCAACCATGGACACCAAAAGATATGGAACCGGTAATGACAGGTAGCTATTCTGAAATGAAACCTGATACGAGAAGACAGTTAGTTGAATATTTTCAACCCTATAACCAGAGACTTTATGAATACCTAGGGGAGAACTTTGGATGGCAATAA
- a CDS encoding FliA/WhiG family RNA polymerase sigma factor, producing the protein MSLMKGEQPGSLNSLNRVQDETGDSGAVKDRRRKPRKSGNVCRRRYPRKYNARDKEKIIEEHGQTVKFIAYKLNQALPSCVEADDLISAGIIGLMEAAERFDPDRGFKFKTFAEFRIRGAMLDELRRLDWVPRAMRDQSKQIEKARAEIEQKKGRAALDSEISKATGITVEKIEKIQQSIGFATLVNYEDYQNVMQLPERRDTSFEESKKNDARSVIEDTILSLKEKERRVLLMYYFEEMNQKEIGEVLQVTESRVSQLHSKAIKNLKKRLSVDQCEDLKLLLAGRSEA; encoded by the coding sequence ATGAGTCTGATGAAAGGGGAGCAGCCTGGTTCTCTAAATAGTCTCAATCGTGTTCAGGATGAGACAGGTGATTCTGGCGCAGTTAAGGACCGAAGACGTAAACCCCGTAAATCGGGAAATGTTTGTCGTCGTCGTTATCCCAGAAAATATAATGCCAGGGACAAAGAAAAAATAATAGAAGAGCATGGGCAGACAGTTAAATTTATTGCCTACAAGCTTAATCAGGCATTGCCTTCATGTGTGGAAGCAGATGACTTGATAAGCGCTGGAATTATTGGATTAATGGAGGCGGCGGAGCGTTTCGACCCGGACCGGGGTTTTAAGTTTAAAACTTTTGCTGAATTTCGCATTCGTGGAGCGATGCTGGATGAGCTCAGGCGTCTGGACTGGGTGCCCCGAGCGATGCGTGATCAGTCGAAGCAGATCGAAAAAGCACGGGCGGAGATTGAGCAGAAGAAGGGGCGTGCGGCGTTAGATTCAGAAATATCAAAAGCAACTGGAATTACGGTAGAAAAGATTGAAAAAATTCAGCAAAGTATAGGGTTTGCTACCTTGGTAAATTATGAAGACTATCAAAATGTAATGCAGCTGCCTGAGAGAAGAGACACCTCCTTTGAGGAGTCAAAGAAAAATGATGCGCGTTCTGTCATTGAAGATACCATTCTGTCCCTGAAGGAAAAGGAAAGAAGGGTTCTTTTAATGTATTACTTTGAGGAGATGAACCAAAAAGAAATTGGTGAGGTTTTACAGGTAACGGAATCGCGAGTGAGTCAACTGCACTCAAAGGCAATTAAAAATCTGAAGAAAAGGCTTTCTGTGGACCAATGCGAAGATCTGAAGCTGTTGTTAGCTGGAAGAAGCGAGGCATAG
- a CDS encoding LamG domain-containing protein translates to MIAPFWDDLDPSSGGAIYYLVEGTSPNRTLTIEWHNIPHFFSVGEATFEVILYERNNNIVFQYQDVSFGDSSYDFGKSATVGVENRDGSYGKLYSYNSPNISNGLAVLFTNQTSALYARYAFDEGSGIDATDSSGNGNNGIIHGATWSAGQRGAGLDFDGVDDSVDFTTNLGITDELSVSAWVYPTAGPNGAGRIIATTHSWGGSNASRRGWTLGIATGSTDQIQFRVFDNAGNFASANLNGFFSNNLNRWTHVTGVFKPLEYARLYVNGEMVSADTSSVPGSIVYQEGINLRLGMRADNPARGMWQGGIDEVRVYSRALSDQEVLGLYNSL, encoded by the coding sequence ATGATTGCGCCATTTTGGGATGATTTAGACCCATCAAGTGGAGGGGCCATTTATTACCTGGTCGAGGGGACAAGTCCAAACAGGACATTAACCATTGAGTGGCACAATATCCCTCATTTTTTTAGTGTAGGTGAAGCAACTTTTGAAGTGATCCTTTATGAAAGAAATAATAATATAGTTTTCCAGTACCAGGATGTTTCTTTTGGCGACTCTTCTTACGATTTTGGTAAATCTGCAACAGTGGGCGTTGAAAACAGAGATGGTAGTTACGGGAAATTATATTCTTACAATTCCCCTAATATTTCAAATGGTTTAGCGGTATTGTTTACGAATCAAACCTCTGCCCTTTATGCTCGCTATGCCTTTGATGAGGGCAGCGGGATAGACGCAACGGATTCTTCTGGCAACGGGAATAATGGCATCATACATGGAGCTACGTGGTCTGCCGGGCAGAGAGGCGCTGGCCTGGATTTTGACGGTGTAGATGATTCTGTGGACTTTACCACCAACCTGGGCATTACGGATGAGCTTTCGGTGAGCGCCTGGGTATATCCGACAGCAGGACCCAATGGAGCAGGCCGCATTATTGCGACCACGCATTCCTGGGGTGGCTCTAACGCATCACGGCGGGGATGGACACTGGGTATTGCCACAGGGTCAACAGACCAGATTCAATTTCGGGTATTTGACAACGCGGGGAATTTTGCCTCTGCGAATCTCAATGGATTTTTCTCAAACAATCTCAACCGGTGGACCCATGTTACCGGGGTATTCAAACCCCTTGAATATGCACGATTGTACGTAAACGGGGAGATGGTGTCAGCAGATACCTCAAGTGTGCCCGGATCAATTGTTTATCAGGAGGGCATAAACCTGCGCCTGGGGATGAGGGCAGATAACCCGGCGCGGGGTATGTGGCAGGGAGGCATTGATGAAGTGCGCGTTTATAGCCGTGCGCTGAGTGACCAAGAGGTGCTGGGCTTATACAATAGCTTATAA